Proteins from a genomic interval of Leifsonia shinshuensis:
- a CDS encoding glycosyltransferase family 4 protein has product MRVAVVSESFLPTVNGVTTSVLRVLDHLAAEGHEAIVICPEAGAPDEYAGYRIHQVPSIAYRQFPVGLPSPQVQRILAKFEPDVLHAASPFFLGAQAIAAANRVGVPSVAIYQTDVAGFARRNGLGMTAAIAWKYVRWVHEGADITLVPSSASEYDLREAGVSRLARWGRGVDLERYHPNNRRTPEAAALRERLSPDGEVVVGYVGRIAPEKQVERLRVLRGVPGVSVAIVGDGPARETVERQLHGVPTTWLGRLGGADLGAAYAAFDLFVHTGSEETFGQTVQEAHASGLPVIAPRAGGPIDLVEHGVDGLLFPPADDRGLRAAVAMLATDAPLRLRMGEAGRRRVLGRGWDVLCSELIGHYERVILDACTDVRRGGAPRVGRQRAYS; this is encoded by the coding sequence ATGCGGGTCGCCGTCGTCAGCGAGAGCTTCCTCCCCACAGTGAACGGGGTGACCACCAGCGTCCTCCGGGTGCTCGATCATCTGGCCGCCGAAGGGCACGAGGCCATCGTGATCTGCCCCGAGGCGGGCGCTCCGGATGAATACGCGGGTTATCGCATCCACCAGGTGCCCTCCATCGCGTACCGGCAGTTCCCGGTCGGGCTGCCGAGCCCGCAGGTGCAGCGGATCCTGGCGAAGTTCGAGCCGGACGTGCTGCACGCGGCCTCTCCGTTCTTCCTCGGCGCGCAGGCGATCGCCGCCGCCAACCGGGTCGGCGTGCCCTCCGTCGCCATCTACCAGACCGACGTCGCCGGGTTCGCCCGCCGCAACGGGCTCGGGATGACGGCCGCCATCGCCTGGAAGTACGTGCGGTGGGTGCACGAGGGCGCCGACATCACCCTCGTGCCGTCCTCGGCCAGCGAGTACGACCTGCGCGAGGCCGGCGTCAGCCGGCTGGCGCGGTGGGGCCGCGGCGTGGACCTGGAGCGGTATCACCCCAACAATCGCCGGACGCCGGAGGCCGCCGCGCTGCGTGAGCGGCTCTCGCCGGACGGCGAGGTGGTCGTCGGCTACGTCGGCCGGATCGCGCCGGAGAAGCAGGTGGAGCGGCTGCGCGTGCTCCGCGGAGTGCCCGGCGTCTCGGTCGCGATCGTCGGCGACGGTCCCGCCAGGGAGACCGTCGAGCGTCAGCTGCACGGCGTCCCCACCACCTGGCTCGGCCGGCTCGGGGGAGCGGACCTGGGCGCCGCGTACGCGGCCTTCGACCTGTTCGTGCACACCGGCTCCGAGGAGACCTTCGGGCAGACCGTGCAGGAGGCGCACGCCTCCGGCCTCCCGGTGATCGCGCCGCGGGCCGGCGGCCCGATCGACCTGGTCGAGCACGGCGTGGACGGGTTGCTCTTCCCGCCGGCCGACGACCGCGGCCTGCGGGCCGCCGTCGCGATGCTCGCCACTGACGCGCCGCTCCGGCTGCGGATGGGGGAGGCCGGCCGCCGCCGCGTGCTCGGCCGCGGCTGGGACGTGCTCTGCTCCGAGCTCATCGGCCACTACGAACGGGTGATTCTGGACGCCTGCACGGACGTCCGCCGCGGCGGAGCCCCGCGGGTGGGCCGCCAGCGCGCATACAGTTAG
- a CDS encoding mannose-1-phosphate guanylyltransferase yields MTSPGALDRFYSIIPAGGIGSRLWPLSRADAPKFLHDLTGSGQTLLRDTWDRLAPIAGEQRIMVVTGRAHRAAVEAQLPALADANIVLESEPRDSTAAIGLAAAILERREPGVIVGSFAADHVIRNTRLFAATVKEAVAAADAGFITTIGIKPTEAAVGFGYIRCGGELTVTGAPNALAVESFVEKPDLPTAEAYLASDSYLWNAGMFIARADRLLEEIGRSKPALLKGLLELAEAWDDPATRGPAVDRIWPNLEKIAIDYSVAEPAAAAGRLAVIPGYFDWDDVGDFASLSKLNSGGRTTDLAILGADARVLADASSGIVVSQTKRVISLIGVKDIVIVDTPDALLVTTTDNAQRVKSVVDALKVTGSTDVL; encoded by the coding sequence ATGACTTCTCCTGGCGCGCTCGACCGGTTCTACAGCATCATCCCGGCCGGCGGTATCGGCTCCCGGCTGTGGCCGCTGTCCCGGGCGGACGCGCCGAAGTTCCTGCACGACCTGACCGGGTCGGGGCAGACGCTGCTGCGCGACACCTGGGACCGGCTCGCCCCGATCGCCGGCGAGCAGCGCATCATGGTCGTCACCGGCCGCGCCCACCGCGCCGCCGTCGAGGCCCAGCTGCCCGCGCTCGCGGACGCCAACATCGTCCTCGAGTCGGAGCCGCGGGACTCCACCGCAGCGATCGGGCTGGCCGCAGCCATCCTGGAGCGCAGGGAGCCCGGCGTGATCGTCGGGTCCTTCGCCGCCGACCACGTCATCCGCAACACGCGGCTGTTCGCCGCCACGGTCAAGGAGGCCGTCGCCGCCGCCGACGCCGGTTTCATCACGACCATCGGGATCAAGCCGACCGAGGCCGCGGTCGGGTTCGGCTACATCCGCTGCGGCGGCGAGCTGACGGTGACCGGCGCTCCCAACGCCCTCGCCGTCGAGTCGTTCGTCGAGAAGCCGGACCTGCCCACCGCGGAGGCCTACCTCGCCAGCGACTCCTACCTGTGGAACGCGGGGATGTTCATCGCACGCGCCGACCGGCTCCTGGAGGAGATCGGCCGCTCCAAGCCCGCCCTCCTGAAGGGTCTGCTGGAGCTGGCGGAGGCGTGGGACGACCCCGCCACGCGCGGCCCGGCGGTGGACCGGATCTGGCCGAACCTGGAGAAGATCGCGATCGACTACTCCGTCGCCGAGCCCGCTGCGGCGGCCGGGCGGCTGGCGGTCATCCCCGGCTACTTCGACTGGGACGACGTGGGCGACTTCGCGTCGCTCTCCAAGCTGAACTCCGGCGGCCGAACCACGGACCTGGCGATCCTCGGCGCGGACGCCCGCGTGCTCGCCGACGCCTCCAGCGGCATCGTCGTGAGCCAGACCAAGCGGGTCATCAGCCTGATCGGGGTGAAGGACATCGTCATCGTCGACACGCCCGACGCGCTGCTCGTCACCACCACCGACAACGCCCAGCGGGTGAAGTCGGTCGTGGACGCGCTCAAGGTCACCGGCTCGACCGACGTGCTCTGA
- the sdhC gene encoding succinate dehydrogenase, cytochrome b556 subunit: MPEQAAGTLQPTKSRPGGTLYRGREGMWSWVLHRITGVAIFFFLLVHILDTSLVRVSPEAYNAVIGTYKNPIMGFGEMALVAAIIFHAFNGIRIILIDFWSKGVKYQKVMFWIVIALWVILMAGFVPTQLIHIFSEVN; the protein is encoded by the coding sequence GTGCCAGAGCAAGCGGCAGGGACCCTGCAACCGACGAAGTCGAGGCCGGGCGGCACGCTGTACCGCGGCCGTGAGGGCATGTGGTCGTGGGTGCTTCACCGCATCACCGGCGTCGCCATCTTCTTCTTCCTTCTCGTCCACATCCTCGACACCTCGCTCGTCCGGGTCAGCCCCGAGGCGTACAACGCGGTGATCGGCACCTACAAGAACCCGATCATGGGATTCGGGGAGATGGCGCTCGTCGCGGCGATCATCTTCCACGCCTTCAACGGCATCCGGATCATCCTGATCGACTTCTGGAGCAAGGGCGTCAAGTACCAGAAGGTCATGTTCTGGATCGTCATCGCCCTCTGGGTGATCCTCATGGCCGGCTTCGTCCCGACCCAGCTCATCCACATCTTCTCGGAGGTGAACTGA
- a CDS encoding succinate dehydrogenase hydrophobic membrane anchor subunit: MTTIEAPRTPARPARKGVNWEKWGWIYMRLSGILLVILIFGHLLINLVLGAGVKQIDFAFVAGKYATPFWQVWDLLMLWLALIHGGNGMRTLINDYAHNVLVNRILKWAVLAAVVVLIVLGTLVIFTFDPCPAGAHAADLPSFCPAK; encoded by the coding sequence GTGACGACCATCGAGGCTCCGCGCACGCCGGCCCGCCCGGCCCGCAAGGGCGTCAACTGGGAGAAGTGGGGCTGGATCTACATGCGGCTCTCCGGCATCCTGCTGGTGATCCTGATCTTCGGCCACCTGCTGATCAACCTCGTGCTCGGCGCGGGCGTCAAGCAGATCGACTTCGCCTTCGTCGCCGGCAAGTACGCCACGCCGTTCTGGCAGGTCTGGGACCTGCTCATGCTGTGGCTCGCCCTGATCCACGGCGGCAACGGCATGCGCACCCTGATCAACGACTACGCGCACAACGTCCTGGTCAACCGCATCCTCAAGTGGGCGGTGCTCGCGGCGGTCGTCGTGCTGATCGTGCTCGGCACCCTGGTGATCTTCACCTTCGACCCGTGCCCGGCGGGAGCCCACGCGGCCGACCTGCCTTCGTTCTGCCCGGCCAAGTGA
- the sdhA gene encoding succinate dehydrogenase flavoprotein subunit translates to MTTETTESTVIDGVHYHEFDIVIVGAGGAGMRAAIEAGPHAKTAVISKLYPTRSHTGAAQGGMAAALANVEEDSWEWHTFDTVKGGDYLVDQDAAEILAKEAIDAVIDLENMGLPFNRTPEGKIDQRRFGGHTRDHGKAPVRRACYAADRTGHMILQTLFQNCVKLGINFFNEFYVLDVIMNEVDGVEQPAGVVAYELATGELHVFHSKAIVFATGGFGKIFKTTSNAHTLTGDGVGIIWRKKLPLEDMEFFQFHPTGLAGLGILLTEGARGEGAILRNASGERFMERYAPTIKDLAPRDIVARCMVQEVAEGRGAGPHKDYVLLDCTHLGAEVLETKLPDITEFARTYLGVDPVVEPVPVMPTAHYAMGGIPTNNNAEVLRDNTTVVPGLYAAGECACVSVHGSNRLGTNSLLDINVFGKRAGNNAVEYARTATAVPLPADPAKNVREMIEGLRNSTGTERIAAIRKELQDEMDRNAQVFRTDESLEKVTGTIHRLRERYKNIVVQDKGKRFNTDLLEAVELGFLLDLAEVVVFSARNRKESRGGHMRDDYPKRDDENYMKHTMAYLTGDPHSADAADHITLDWKPVVVTRYQPMERKY, encoded by the coding sequence GTGACAACTGAAACCACCGAATCCACCGTCATCGACGGCGTCCACTACCACGAGTTCGACATCGTCATCGTCGGCGCAGGCGGCGCGGGCATGCGCGCGGCCATCGAGGCCGGACCGCACGCCAAGACCGCGGTAATCTCGAAGCTCTACCCCACCCGCTCGCACACCGGCGCGGCGCAGGGCGGCATGGCCGCGGCGCTCGCCAACGTGGAGGAGGACAGCTGGGAGTGGCACACCTTCGACACCGTCAAGGGCGGCGACTACCTGGTCGACCAGGACGCGGCGGAGATCCTCGCCAAGGAGGCCATCGACGCGGTCATCGACCTCGAGAACATGGGCCTGCCGTTCAACCGCACGCCCGAGGGCAAGATCGACCAGCGCCGCTTCGGCGGCCACACCCGCGACCACGGCAAGGCGCCGGTCCGCCGGGCCTGCTACGCCGCCGACCGCACCGGCCACATGATCCTGCAGACGCTGTTCCAGAACTGCGTCAAGCTCGGCATCAACTTCTTCAACGAGTTCTACGTCCTCGACGTGATCATGAACGAGGTCGACGGCGTCGAGCAGCCGGCCGGCGTGGTCGCGTACGAGCTGGCCACCGGCGAGCTGCACGTCTTCCACTCGAAGGCGATCGTCTTCGCGACCGGCGGTTTCGGCAAGATCTTCAAGACGACCTCCAACGCGCACACCCTCACCGGTGACGGCGTCGGCATCATCTGGCGCAAGAAGCTGCCGCTGGAGGACATGGAGTTCTTCCAGTTCCACCCGACCGGTCTCGCCGGCCTCGGCATCCTCCTCACCGAGGGCGCCCGCGGTGAGGGCGCGATCCTGCGCAACGCCTCCGGCGAGCGGTTCATGGAGCGCTACGCGCCGACCATCAAGGACCTCGCGCCGCGCGACATCGTCGCCCGCTGCATGGTCCAGGAGGTCGCGGAGGGCCGCGGCGCCGGCCCGCACAAGGACTACGTCCTCCTCGACTGCACGCACCTCGGCGCGGAGGTCCTGGAGACCAAGCTCCCCGACATCACCGAGTTCGCCCGCACCTACCTGGGCGTCGACCCGGTCGTCGAGCCGGTGCCGGTCATGCCGACCGCGCACTACGCGATGGGCGGCATCCCCACCAACAACAACGCCGAGGTGCTGCGCGACAACACCACCGTCGTCCCCGGTCTCTACGCCGCCGGCGAGTGCGCCTGCGTGTCCGTGCACGGCTCCAACCGTCTCGGCACCAACTCGCTGCTCGACATCAACGTGTTCGGCAAGCGCGCCGGCAACAACGCGGTCGAGTACGCACGGACCGCCACGGCCGTCCCGCTGCCGGCCGACCCCGCCAAGAACGTCCGCGAGATGATCGAGGGCCTCCGCAACTCCACCGGCACCGAGCGCATCGCCGCCATCCGCAAGGAGCTGCAGGACGAGATGGACCGGAACGCCCAGGTGTTCCGCACCGACGAGTCGCTCGAGAAGGTCACCGGCACCATCCACCGCCTGCGCGAGCGCTACAAGAACATCGTGGTGCAGGACAAGGGCAAGCGCTTCAACACCGACCTCCTGGAGGCCGTGGAGCTGGGCTTCCTGCTCGACCTGGCCGAGGTCGTCGTCTTCTCCGCCCGCAACCGCAAGGAGTCCCGCGGTGGCCACATGCGCGACGACTACCCGAAGCGCGACGACGAGAACTACATGAAGCACACGATGGCCTACCTCACCGGCGACCCGCACTCCGCCGACGCGGCAGACCACATCACGCTCGACTGGAAGCCGGTCGTCGTGACCCGCTACCAGCCGATGGAGAGGAAGTACTGA